Within the Thermoanaerobaculia bacterium genome, the region GCCGCGGATCGTGACCTCGTCCACCTTCTCGGTGTGGACCGAATCGAGGAAATCGGAGAAGGTGAGCTCGCGGGTGCCGGGCGCGCCCCCGCGGAACACGTTCCAGGCGAGGATGATGACCACGAGGATCACCATCCAGAGGAGGAAATTTTTCACGGTCGAATTCAAGTGGTCACTCCTTGCCGGATGGGCGATCGTTCCGAGGTCCGGCGCCGGCGGCGCACACGGACGCCCGCCTGGACAAGCATAACGGAAGGATGCCGGCTTTTATTGCCCGATTTCGCCCGTCGGAGCGGGAGAAACCGAGGCGATGTGCGGCAAATGGCCATATCGGCCGGCGAGCTCCATGCCGTATCCCACGAGGTGATTCCGATCGGTCGAGTTGAACAGCACGTAGTCGACGAGGATCGACGAGCGTCTCTCGTGCGGCCGGTCGACGATCGCCGCGAAACGGATCGAGGCGGGATCGTCGGCGCGCAGTTGATTCATTAAATACGTCTCGATCACGCCGGTGTTGACGACGTCCTTCAGGACGACGACCTCCTTGCCGGCGAGCGACAGGGGTGTCGCGAAATCGATTTCGACGGATTCCTTCCCTTCGATGTCCCGGCGCGTGACGCTGATGAACTCGAATCCGTGGGGCCTCTCGATCCGGCGGCAGAGGTCGGCGAGGAAGAAGGCGGACCCCTTCAGGAGAGCGAGGAGGACGAGAGGGCGGTCCTCGTAGTCGCGGGAGATCCGCCGGGCGATCTCGGACACGCGCGCGGCGATTTCCGCCTCCGAATGGCGCAGAGTCAACGTCGGTTGCGTGGAAACCACCGCCGGATTCTACATCGTCCGCCGGGCGGTCACGACGCCGCCCCGGCTCCGGAAATCGACGCATCGGCCCGCCTGGAAGCGGAACGGCGCGCCCGAGCGGGCGAGTTTCTCGAGCGCGAGCAGCTCGGCGCGCGAGAGCGGCCGGGCCGCGGCCCGGTGGGCCATCGCGAGGAGCGCCCTCCGGAGGGCGGCCGCCGGAAGAGCCGCGAGGAGAGCGGCTTCGGCGCGAACCGAATCGTCGTCGCCCAGCTTCGGGAGGACGTCGCGGGCGAACAGCTCTTCCATCCATTCCCGGTCCCGGGAGAGCGCCTCGGCCGACGCGGCGAGGTTGGCGGTGACGGCGTCGCCGAATCGCCGCTCGAGGAGAGGGACGACCCTCCTCCGCACCCAGTTTCGATCGAACGACGGATCGTCGTTGGTGGCGTCCCGGCGGTACGGGATCCGGCGATCGCGCAGATACCGCATGATCGAGGGGCGCGAAACGTCGAGGAGCGGCCGGACGACCCCGTCCTCCCGCCGCCTCCGGATGCCGGCGATCCCGGCGAGAGGCCGGCCCCGAAGGAGCGCGAGGAGCACGGTCTCCGCCGCGTCGTCGCGGGTGTGGCCGGTCGCGACGACGGAGGCGCCGACGCGCTCGCGCATCGCCGCGAGAGCGCGGTACCGGAGGTCGCGCGCGGCCTCCTCGCGCGACCGTCCCC harbors:
- the tilS gene encoding tRNA lysidine(34) synthetase TilS produces the protein MRSDAPEPAVSRAFEAGDLPRAGVVLAAVSGGPDSMALLAALAAVAPAHTTVVVAAHVDHGWRGERSRRDAEFVARWCARQHLEFLSERLPSPPRGRSREEAARDLRYRALAAMRERVGASVVATGHTRDDAAETVLLALLRGRPLAGIAGIRRRREDGVVRPLLDVSRPSIMRYLRDRRIPYRRDATNDDPSFDRNWVRRRVVPLLERRFGDAVTANLAASAEALSRDREWMEELFARDVLPKLGDDDSVRAEAALLAALPAAALRRALLAMAHRAAARPLSRAELLALEKLARSGAPFRFQAGRCVDFRSRGGVVTARRTM
- a CDS encoding phosphoribosyltransferase family protein, which codes for MVSTQPTLTLRHSEAEIAARVSEIARRISRDYEDRPLVLLALLKGSAFFLADLCRRIERPHGFEFISVTRRDIEGKESVEIDFATPLSLAGKEVVVLKDVVNTGVIETYLMNQLRADDPASIRFAAIVDRPHERRSSILVDYVLFNSTDRNHLVGYGMELAGRYGHLPHIASVSPAPTGEIGQ